The following nucleotide sequence is from Mesorhizobium sp. J8.
GGCGCCTGCGGTCGCTGCCGTCTCAAGCAGATGCACCAAGCGCCCGACCGTCTCGGCGCGCGTGGCGCTGCGCTGGATCGGTCTGGTCTGGCAAACGGCGATGGTCAGGCATCGAGCCATGGCGTCCAATCCTCGACTGGTTTTCCCGAAAGCTCTGGATCTGCGGCGTTGCGAGCCACGAAGCGGCCAAAGCCCGGCTGCGTCTGCAATTCACCATCGGCAACCACCGGCACGCCGCGCACCAGGACGGTGGTCGGTCGGCCAGTGACAACCCTGCCCTCATAGGGCGTGAAATCGACGCGCGAATGCAGCGCCTTGTGCCCGAGCGTCCAGCGGGCCGCGGGATCCCACAGCGCCAGGTCGGCATCGAGCCCAATCGCGATGCGGCCCTTGCGGTCGGCGAAGCCGTAGATCGAGGCCGCATTGCGTGAGGTGAGGTCGAGATAGCGTTCAAGCGTCAGCCGGCCGGTCAGCAGTCCTTCCGAAAACAGCAGCGGCAGGCGGGTCTCGATGCCGGGGATGCCGCTCAGCGTCGTGGTGAAGCCGGGCGTCTCGGAGCGGCCGATCTTGTCGGCGAAGTAATATGGCGAATGGTCCGACGACCAGAGGTCGATGCCCCCATCGATCAGCTCTTGCCACAGATGCTCATGGCTGCGTGGCGAGCGCGGCGGCGGCGAGAACACGAAGCGTGCCGCGTCGATCGCCGGGCGATCGAGATCGGCAGCTCCCAGAAACAGATATTGCGGACAGGTCTCGGCGATCGCGTCGACGCCACGCACCTTCGCCCGCGCCACCTCCTCCGCCGATTGCCACGACGAGACATGTACGATCGTCATGCGCGCGCCGGTCATCTCGGCGAAGGCAAGCGCACGATGCGTCGCCTCGCGCTCCATCGTCTCGCTGTGGGCGACGACATGATAGCGGATATCGGTGCGGCCGAGATCGATGAGACGCTGGCGCGTGCGCCGGATCGCCGCGTCGTTCTCGGCATGCACCATGACGATCCAGCCCAGCCGCCGCGCCGCATCGAGAACCCTGAAGAAGAGGTCGTCGTCGACGGCAAAACCCTGATAGGTCATGAACAGCTTGACGGAGGCGATACCGCGCCCGGCAAGCGCGTCGAGTTGGGCCTCGACATCGGCGCCGGTGCCCATGGTCACCACGGCATGCAGCCCATAGTCGATCACGGAGCGCCCCGCCGCACGCTCCAGTGCGCGGTCGATGGCGCCGACCGTCGTCATGTCCTGTCCAGGCATGCCGAACGGGACGATGCAGGTCGTGCCGCCAAACGCTGCTGAGACCGTGCCAGACTGGAAATCGTCGGCATTGCCCGCCCCGCCCCAGACCGGCTGGTCGAGATGGCAATGCGCGTCGATGCCGCCGGGCATCACCCAACGGCCGCCGGCGTCGATCGATTTCCCCCCGGTCAGGCCTTTGCCGATGGCGGCGATCCGGCCACCGCCGATGCCGATATCGTACTCGGCCCAGCCGTCGTCGAGCGCCACGCGCCCGCCTTTGATCACCAGCTCATGCATTGGCCAGCTCTTCTGTTCAAATCGGCCGTGCCGGCCGGCTCAGGCGACAGCCGCCGTCACCATGATCTCGACGCGATATTGGTCGCCGGCAAGCCGCGCTTCCACCGTCGCGCGCACCGGCATGGCGCTCCTGTCGATCCAGGCGTCCCAGGCGGCATTCATCATCTCGAAGTCGGCGATGTCACGGAGCCAAATCTGTGCGCTGAGCAGCTTCGACTTGTCGCTGCCGGCCTTGGCGAGAAGCGCGTCGATCTTGGCCAGGATCTGCTTGGTCTGGCTGGTGGTGTCGCCGGAAAGATCGTCAGCGGTCAGCCCGGCCACATAGACGATGCCATTATAGCGGAGCACCCGGCAGAAGCGCTGGCCGTTTTCGAGGCGTTCGATCGTCATGCTGTTCCCCTTCTGCTGGTTTCCAGATCTGGTTTTTGCCTATGGTAAGGAGGGTGCAAAACGACTGTAAAGCCCGCGCCACGCCGCGACGCCGCTTTCCTTTGCCGGCATGGCCAAAAAAATTGAAGCCATAGCCGCGTCAATCTTCGTTTGTGGCGATCGCCACAAAGTGTAGCTTCTCATAGGGCTGCCGTCGGTCAACGGTGCCGCCAGGGAGCCGCCGCAGCCGCATTCATGAGGTCGATCGCTCAATCCGCGATGAGGCTTTGGCACAATGCGGAGCGCTCCCGTGCCATGCTGCCGATCATGGTCGGCGTCTGCCTGGCCTGCATCGGCAGCGCCATGCTGACCACAGCGGTATCGCTGCATCTCGGCAAGCCGGGTATTTCTCCGCAGGTCGTGCAGATCGTGCTGACCGCATATCCCGTGGGCTTCCTCGTCGGATGCCTGGTCACGCGCCCGGCGGTCGCCCAATACGGCCATGAGCGCACTTTCGTGGTGATCCTGGTGTTGGCGCTGCTGGCGGCTTGCGGCTTCGTCTTCACCGATTTCCTGCCGAGCTGGATCTGCTTCCGTCTGCTCGGCGGCCTGGCGATGGCGTCGCTGTTCGTCGTCTGCGAAAGCTGGATCAACCTCTATGCCGAGCAGCATAACCGCGGCGCGCTGTTTTCCATCTACATGTTGACGACGGCGATCGCCGTTCTGTTGGGACAAG
It contains:
- the hydA gene encoding dihydropyrimidinase, which gives rise to MHELVIKGGRVALDDGWAEYDIGIGGGRIAAIGKGLTGGKSIDAGGRWVMPGGIDAHCHLDQPVWGGAGNADDFQSGTVSAAFGGTTCIVPFGMPGQDMTTVGAIDRALERAAGRSVIDYGLHAVVTMGTGADVEAQLDALAGRGIASVKLFMTYQGFAVDDDLFFRVLDAARRLGWIVMVHAENDAAIRRTRQRLIDLGRTDIRYHVVAHSETMEREATHRALAFAEMTGARMTIVHVSSWQSAEEVARAKVRGVDAIAETCPQYLFLGAADLDRPAIDAARFVFSPPPRSPRSHEHLWQELIDGGIDLWSSDHSPYYFADKIGRSETPGFTTTLSGIPGIETRLPLLFSEGLLTGRLTLERYLDLTSRNAASIYGFADRKGRIAIGLDADLALWDPAARWTLGHKALHSRVDFTPYEGRVVTGRPTTVLVRGVPVVADGELQTQPGFGRFVARNAADPELSGKPVEDWTPWLDA
- a CDS encoding RidA family protein → MTIERLENGQRFCRVLRYNGIVYVAGLTADDLSGDTTSQTKQILAKIDALLAKAGSDKSKLLSAQIWLRDIADFEMMNAAWDAWIDRSAMPVRATVEARLAGDQYRVEIMVTAAVA